The Anopheles marshallii chromosome X, idAnoMarsDA_429_01, whole genome shotgun sequence genome includes a window with the following:
- the LOC128719077 gene encoding uncharacterized protein LOC128719077 — MDVETFLHVPTPPLLQYGRCTVYVGNLHCRLQWVDIFRLFRKYGCITRLYYPRNANGTGMGYALITYSNDHYETTAPSRINGKINCDRLLCAVGTIASDRDILTTTTVHIANFSDFVNESILKDVFGMQGTVRNVTIRWCVFGYRYAHVEFESALCTEQVVAQCHGMDLGDGFKLQVRHAHDRDTNGPLLPSQFRKLQTMRRKDNYALLSGVPATATERQLFHLVNKYANVKEVIVLRAFGRSTNYAVVQFKTTAHAKLAVCNAANVAEHTLKRVSVVWRPFDLPHHHEVI; from the exons ATGGATGTGGAGACATTTTTACACG TGCCGACACCCCCGTTGCTGCAGTATGGACGATGCACCGTTTACGTTGGCAACCTGCACTGCCGGCTGCAGTGGGTAGATATTTTCCGGCTGTTTCGGAAATACGGATGCATCACGAGATTGTACTACCCGCGCAACGCGAACGGAACAGGTATGGGTTACGCCCTGATCACCTACTCGAACGACCATTACGAAACAACCGCACCGTCGCGCATCAACGGCAAAATCAATTGCGACAGGCTGCTGTGCGCCGTCGGGACCATCGCAAGCGACCGCGACATCCTAACCACCACGACGGTGCACATAGCGAACTTCAGCGATTTCGTGAACGAATCCATCCTGAAGGACGTCTTCGGCATGCAAGGCACGGTGCGCAACGTTACCATCCGCTGGTGCGTGTTCGGGTACCGGTACGCCCACGTCGAGTTCGAGTCCGCGCTCTGCACGGAGCAGGTGGTGGCGCAATGCCACGGTATGGATCTCGGCGACGGATTCAAGCTGCAGGTCAGGCATGCGCACGACCGCGACACCAACGGTCCGCTGCTGCCGTCCCAATTCCGCAAGCTGCAAACCATGCGCAGGAAGGACAACTATGCGCTGCTCTCCGGTGTGCCCGCCACCGCGACCGAACGTCAGCTGTTCCACTTGGTCAACAAGTACGCCAACGTGAAGGAGGTAATTGTGCTGCGCGCCTTCGGACGCTCGACGAACTACGCCGTGGTTCAGTTCAAAACGACCGCCCATGCGAAGTTGGCGGTTTGCAATGCTGCTAACGTGGCGGAACATACACTGAAGCGCGTAAGCGTTGTCTGGCGTCCGTTTGATTTGC CGCATCATCACGAGGTGATCTAA